The window GCTGATCTTTGCAGCGTCACGGCGTGGCACACCGTACCGCGCGAAAGCAACCCTCACCGGCTACTACCCCGACGCAGTGGTCCTGAAGTACTGCACCGAAAGTGCTCTGGCAAAATTTGGGAAAGCCGGTATCCGGCCGGGCTTCGACCACGATCTTTGGCCCCTCCTGCACCGCGATGCCCTCTGGGCTTACTACTCGACGCTGGCGCGCTCGCAACCCGGCGCGATCCTGACGGATCCGCGGGAATTCCTGAAAGCGCTGGAGGAGGCCCTGCACCCGCACGCGCATTCCGCCGTGAAGTGGGAGGACCAGGTGGAGTCCGTCCTGGCGGTCCACCTCCGCCCCTCCCACCGGCTCAATCTCCTGGGTTTGGCAGCGCCGCTGGCCGGCCGGTCCTTTAGCTCCCGCGCGGAACTCGACCACGCCGTCGTCGACTACCTGCTCGACGATGCCCGGCGGTCCGCCCAGGGCGAAGATGACCCGGTGAAGATGGCCATCGGGGCGCTGCACCACGGCAGGGCGGTGCTGAAGACCGTCGTCGCGGACGGGGGCATTACCGACGCATCCTGGGTCGCCGGGCTCCGGGGCTGGTTCGAAGCATTCGTGGAAGGCCTGGCCAGCGGGCCGCCGGCACTGCGGGCCCAACAGCTCGCGGCGCTGGTCAGCGCCGGCGTCGTCCGGTTCGTCGGGCCGGACCCGAAGTTCGGCGTGGACCGCAGCGCCGGGACGTTCACGGCCGTCTCACCCTGGGTGGGCAACAGCGTGGACGGCGGCGGGGACGTGGTGGCTGCCGGGGCCATGGTTGAGGCGCTGGCGCCCGCGAACCGGGTTGCGGTCAACGAATCAGCCCTGCTGGAACAGCTGATCGCCGAAGGCCTGCTCCGGCCGCGGCTCATGATGACGGCGGAAGGAACGCCCGTTCCGGCGTCCGGGCTGGATGTGGCATCCCACCCCTACCGGCCCTTGGACGCCACCGGCGCGGTGACCGACGGCCTGTACGTCCTGGGACTGCAGCTCTCCGCCGTGCAGTGGGGCACCGCGATCGCGGCCGAGGCCCGGCAAAAGAACGGGCCGGTGTACCGCAGCGGCCAGCGGACCCTGCGGGACGCCGACGAGATCGCCCGGGCCGTCCTGGGGTGCGAAGGCCTCGCCAACAACTGAGCATGCCCTCCGTCCGGGCCGTCCTGGGGTGCGAAGGCCTCGCCAACAACTGAGCATGCCCTCCGTCCGGGCCGGGCAACGGACATATTGGCTATATGTCCACTGCTGCGGCCCGGGGGAGGGCATGCTCATTGGGTCAGGGCCGGGAAATTAGCCCTTCAGGCACTTCTGGTACTGGATCCAAGCGATCGAGTACTTGATCCACCCAACGACGTCGTACCACTTCTTCGGCGGAACCGGTGCGGTGCACTTCGGCGGGACAGGGGCGCTGGCTGCGACCTTTACGGCTGTCTTGATGACGGTGCCGGATTCGACGGCGGTGAGCACCAGGGTGCCCGTACCGGCAGCGGCGCCGGCGGGAACCGGAACGCTCACCGTGGCGGCGCCGGCGGAAACCGGCACCGTGCCCAGTGCTGTGACGGTGCCGTTGGCGGCCGTGAACTCGGCGCGCAGTGCGGTGTTCACGGGGCTGCCAAGGGAAGTGAGGTCCAGTTTGGAGACGGCCAGGGTGATGGCCTCCCCGGGCTTGACCTCGGCGGCGGTGGAGTTCACCACAGCGACGGAGCGGCGGGCGAAGTCCGGGGCGACCGGGCTGTTCGCCTGCAGGTACTTGATCCAGGCGTCGCGGTCCACGAGTCCGGAGTCCTTCGTGCCGGTTCCGGAGGTGAAGATGCGGAAGTTGTCGCCGCCTGTGGCCAGGAAGCTGAACGTTCCGATCCGGTAGGACTTTGCCGGGTCGATCAGTGCGCCGTTGACCCGGATCGAGGTGATCCGGTCACCGGCGGCGCGGGCAGCGTCGTAGGTGTAGTTGACGTTCTTGGACAGGCCGAGCTGCTGGTAGGCGCGGCTGGGAACCGTGCCGTCCGGGTTGGTCTGCCATTGCTGTTCCAGGAGCGTCTTGAACTGCCCGCCGGTCAGCGAGGTGGTCCACAGGTTGTTCACGAACGGCAGGACCGCGTTGGCCTCGGCGTAGGTGATGGTGCCGTCCGGCGCGTAGTAGAGCTCGTTGCGCAGGCCGCCCGGGTTGACGACGCCTATCTCGGCGCCGCCCAGTTCCGTCGCCTTGAGCGAGTCGACCAGGGAGTCGGCGACGAGGTTGCCCAGAGTGGACTCGCTGCCGCGGTCATCGCGTGTTGCCGGGGTGGTGGCGGTGGCAGTGGTAAAAGCGGTGGTGATATCCGCGCTCACCTTGCCAACCGGCTGGTTACCGACGACCGCCGCGTCGGCCAGGGCCTTGTCAACAATGGTCTTGACGGCTGCGACCCGGGGATACGTGGCCACGAGGTCGGTGGCCGGCTGGTCCGCGGTGGTGGTGCGCTTGACGTTGCCGGCCTTGTAGCCGGTCACCGACATGCTCTTCGTGTCGATGGTCAGCTGGATCTGGCCGATGAACTCGCCGTAGTTGCCGGTCTGGACGATCGGGCGGGTCTTGCCCTCAACTCCGGGGACCGGTGCGTCCCAGGAGTACTGCTTGTGGGTGTGGCCGTTGAAGATTGCCGCAACGTCCGGGGTGACCTCGGTGACCAGCTTGGCGAAGGGGCCGCCGGCGGCGACTTCCTGTGCCAGGGTGGAGCCCTCGGGCGTGCCGGAGCCGGCGCCGTCGTGGTTTTCCACGATGATCACGTCGGCCAGTTTGTCCGCCTTGATCGTCGCGGCGACGCGGTTGATGGCCGCGACAGGGTCACCGAACTCAAGGTCGGCGATGCCGGCGGGGGTGACCAGTGAGGGCACTTCCTGCGTGACAGTTCCGATCACGGCGACCTTGATGCCGTTCAGCTCGAGCACCGTGTATTCCGGCAGAACCGGCTCGGTGGTGCCCTTCTTGTAAACGTTGGCGCCCAGGTACGGGAACGTGGCGTTGGTTCCGCCCGCGATGACGCGGTCGCGCAGATCAGCCCAGCCGCCGTCGAACTCGTGGTTGCCCACGGCCGAGGTGCGCAGCTCAAGGGCGTTCAGGACGTCGATGGTCGGCTGGTCCTTGGCGATCGCGGAGGCGAACAGGGAGGCGCCGATGTTGTCTCCTGCGGAGAGGAACGCCGTGGCGCCGGGAGCGGCAGCCGCCCGCAGCTTCTCGACGGTTCCCGCGAAGAACACCGTGTTCGAATCAATCCGGCCGTGGAAATCGTTGATGTTGAGGAGGTTCAGCTCCACACTGGCCGGCAGGGCCGGGGTAACAGGCAGATCCAGCCCCACCACCACCGGATCGTGGTCGCTCGCCCGGAACTGGTCCGGGACGTAGTAGTTGGTGACGTTGCTGTTGTAACGGCTGTACTCCAGCGCCACGGATTCCACGGAGTTGATGTTCCAGATGTCCGCGCCGGTGGCGATGGCGTTGGCGCCCGGTGAGGCGAGGATGTGGTCGAGTGAGCCCACCAGGCCGCCGAAGAGGTAGGAGTGCTTGGCGGATCCGTCGGCGTTCTTGGCTTTCTCGTCCTGGTTCACGTATCCGGCGCCCGTGAGGACGTTGATCGGGTCTTCCTTGGCGTAGGAGTTGAAGTCGCCAATCAGGAAGACCTTGTCGGTGCCCTTGGATTTCTGCAGTTCATCGGAGAACGCCAGCAGGGACTGGGCCTGGGCGGTGCGGGCGAGGTTTGAGGCGCCCTGTCCCTTGTCCGTGTCGGCGGGGGTCGCGGCTGAGCCCTTGGACTTGAAGTGGTTGGCGATCGCGATGAACTTTTTGTCCTCGCTTGCGCCGACCGGCTTGAAGACCTGGGCCAGCGGCTTGCGGGCGCTGGCGAAGGCGGCAGTGTCGTTGTGGATGATGGATTCGCCCACCGGCTCTGCTGCTGCTTTTTTGAAGATGAAAGCGGTGCGGATCATGTCTTCATCAGACAGCGGGGGTGCGTTGGCGGGGGTGCGGACGTAATCCCAGATGCCGGGCGTCGCGATGTTCAGCGAATCCACGAGCTTCGCGAGGGCATCGTCACGGTTCTTGCCGAACTGTGCCGAGTTCTCGACCTCCATCAGGGTCACGATGTCGGCGCCGGACTTGGTGATGGCGGTGACGATCTTGTCCTGCTGGCGCTTGAAGTTTTCCGCATTGGCGGCCCCGCGGAGGTTGCAGCCGTCCTTGACGGTGATGGGGTTGCCTTCACGGTCGGTGTAGAACTTGCAGCTCGCAATCTGGTCCCCCGTAGTGGGGAAGTAGTTCAGCACATTGAAGGATGCGAGCTTGAGGTTGCCGCCCACGGCCGCCGGGGCGTCCGTGCGGGTGGTGGCACCGAAACTGATTGGCTGGACCGTGTCCGCGTTGGCGGGGGTCAGCTGGGTCAGCGGCTGGAACTTCCAGGAGTTGTTCGTGTAGCTGAGCACCACATTGGTCTTGAAGCTCACCGGTGATCCGACGCGGACGGGTTCCGCGGGCGTCAGATACGGCAGCGGCAGGGCCTTGGTGGTGGCGTCCTTGAGGAAGTTGGTGGTGGCGCCGTCGTCGAGCTTGATGCCGCGGGCGGCGTTGGCGGCGACGGTGGCGGTGTACCCGGCTGAACCAAAGGGCGCGACGGCGGTGGGCTGCTCCAGCGGGGTGGTTCCGCCGGCCAGGCCGATTTCGCCGTACTGGTTCAGGGAGAAGTTGTCCGCAACCGTGACGGGCCCCTGCGGGGTAAGCAGCATGCCTTCGAGGGATTCCCGGAAGGCTTCCTCAGCCGGGAGCGCAAAGCCGGTGGCCTTGACTTCCGGCGCGGCCTCGGTGAGCTTTTTCAGATCTGCCGCGGCGGCAACGGTCACCTGGGTCATGCCGAAATATTCGCTGACCGCGCCTGTTACCTCGACGTAGTCGCCGATCTGGACGGATCCGGCCGTTGCGGACGAGAAGACGAAGACGGCGTCCGACGCCGAGTGGCTGGCCGGGGTCAGGTCGCCGCCGGTGCCGGGGGTCTGGATGTAGTAGCCGGCGAACCCTCCGGTGGGGAATGCCGCGGTGACCTTGCCTCGCGTGGTGACGGAGCTCCCGACGAGGGGACTGGCAGCGCCGTTGCCCTGGATCTCGGCGATGGTCTTGACCGTCGGGGGAGTGGCGGGGCCGGGATCGACGGGCGGATCAACCGGCGGATCGACAGGGGCGGCCACGCCGTTGGCGGCCTTGGGGGTGATGGTCGTGTTCAGGGCGAAATCTGCGGAGTTGTTGTTGCTGTCCACGCCGTTGCTGCGGTTCAGGCTCTTGACGTCGGAGTTGCCCGACGGCGCCGCTGCGGCCTGCGTTTCAAAGGTGTTGGACGTTCCATAGCCGAGCAGATCAGCGACATTGGCCGGTTCGATCACTGAGCCGGTGCCCAGGGGGTTCAACGCCGCCGTTTGTGTGGCGAGGACGATCGTCCCGGTGGTTCCGCTCGGGTTGAAGCCGGTGGCCGTGAGATCGGCCGCCGGCAGGTCAGCGGCCGTCGATGCGCTGGCGTTGGTTCCGCCCTTAATCAGGAAGTAGCCCTTGGCCGGGATGCTGCCGCTCAGTGGAACGGGGCCGCTCGGTGCCGTGCTGCCGGTTCCGGGGCGGTACTGCAGGGACCAGCCGTCCAGGGCGACCGGTGCATCCGAGGTGTTGTACAGCTCAATGAACTTGTTCTTGTAGGCTGCTCCGGCGCTGCCGCCGCTGAGGTATGCCTCGTTGATAATGACTGGCGAGGTGCCGGCCGCTGCCGGGGAGACCTCCGCGGCGAACGCCGGCACAGCGGCCAGCGGTGCTGCGATGAGCCCCGCTGACAGCGCTGTGCCCAGCGCGGTTTTCCAAGGTAAGTGTTTCATCCGCTCTAACTCTCATTGGGGCGCCCGGGTAAGGGCTGGGTGGAGGGTGTCCGGGTGATGCCACGGACCGGTCGGTCCTGCTCCTGGTCAAGCAGTTACCGGCACATCAAAACAGGAGTGAATGAACACGATGTGTCTTGCACGTGCATTCGGCGAGACGTCCCCCAGCGGAACGCGTCACAGCCGGAACCGGGGCACCAACGGTGCATCCCGGCAACGGAATGGGTGCAGCACCGGCTCAAACCGGGTTTACCGTGCCGGGCCCCATGCCCGGCCGGGCACTCCAAAAGAATACCGGCCGGTAGCCCCGGGGGAAGGGCCCGGCCGGTAATTTTTTTGCGCATTTTTTCCCAAGGCTGCCGGGGTTCCGGCGGCCTTGAGGGACGGTATATCAGGGGGCTTCCGGTACCGTCTCGGCGATGATTTTGAGCATGGCTCCAGTGGGGTCAACAAGGCTAGCAAGCCGCCCGTGCGGCGTATCAGCGGGGGCCTCGATCACCTGGCCACCCATGGCCACAGCCGCTTCGGTGGCGGCATCTGTGTCTTCCACGGCGAAGTAGACCTGCCAATGGGACGGTACCTCCGCAGGCAGGTAGCCGGCGGCGTCCATGATCCCGGCCTTCGCCGCCTCCCCGGCTCCCAGCATGGTGTAACGGAACTCAGGAGTGTCGCTCAGAACGGACGTGCCCCACCCGAACACGTCCTGGTAGAACTTCACGGCGGCGGCGTAATCCCTGGCGGAAAGTTCGTGCCACGCCGGGGCGCCGGGTTCCGCGGCGAGGCCGTAGCCCTTCATGGCGCCAGGTTGCCACAGCCCGATTGCCGCGCCGGTGGCGTCGCCGATCATCGCCATGGTGCCTTGGCCGGGCACGTCCATGGGCTCAAGGTAGACCTGTCCGCCGTGCTCGGCGGCGCTCTTGACAGCCGTCCGGGCGTCATCCGTGCGCAGGTAGGTGGACCATACGTCCGGGAACCCGGCCTGGCCCTCCTGCTTCTGCATAATGCCGGCGATCGGCTGGCCGTTCTTCAGTGCCGTGATGTATCCGCCATATTTCTCCTGGTCCCCGGTCTCAAACGTCCAGCCAAACAGTGTCCCGTAGAAGGCTTTAGCTCTTTCCGTGTCGGAGGTCATCAGGTCGATCCAGCACGGCGCTCCATTGGCGTGCTCAGGGGTTGGCATTGCGGGCTCCTTCGCTCTGCTGCGGCGGCCCGGCGGCTGACGGTCCGCACGGAGTGGGTTCTCGAGGAAACACCGGAAGCGTAGGCCGGAGCGGCCGCGGTTTCAAGGGGTCCGGGCCGCCGCACCCGCCGGCGCGTCCTTTTCGCGGCCATGAGCGAGCATGTGCGCTACCACTACCCCAGACCGCCCGCCTGACCCTTGGGGCATTCCTGGAATACGCCGCGCGTCAACGGCACTGTGGCTGGTCTTCGCTTGTTGCGGGCCTCTCTGGGGCATGTCCGCGTCGGGGGTGGTTCGCCCCCGGAAACCAGGCTCGGCCTGCTCTTCGAGCGTTCCGGCCTGCCGGCCTTTAAACCCAACTACGTGCTGTTGGACGAACAAGGCCGTCCACTGTGGATCGATCGGGCGTGCCCGCAATACCGGCTCGCGGTGGAGTACGACGGCGGTCATCACCTCACGCCCAGGCAGCAGCTCGCCGACGCTTTGCGAAACGAGCGCACGGCCGGCGCGGGCTGGAGACCGCTGGTCTGCTTTGCCCGCAAAAATGCCCCCGGTTCCGCGCTGAGCGCTGGCCCGGGGGCATTATTCGCGGAAGGTAAGAGATTCGAACTCTTGGTACGGGGTCACCGCACACTGGTTTTCAAGACCAGCTCCATCGGCCGCTCGGACAACCTTCCCTACCGAGTAGTGTTTCATAGGCAGTCGGCAGCGACAAAAACCGCGGCCGCGCCCGCGGACCGGGGTTCCTGCTTTCGCATACTGTGGAAGGAAGCGTTGCGGATTCCGGGTGCCACAGGCGCCCCCCTGCCGCAGGCTGCAACACGTTCGCTAGAAATCGGGAGTTCTCCATGAAGGCCGTCTACATCGCAAAGCCGGGCGGACCCGAGGTCCTGGAGGTCCGCGAGGTTCCGCCCCCGGTGCCCGGTCCCGGTGAAGTGCTGATCGACGTCGTCGCCGCCGGCCTCAACCGCGCCGACGTCCAGCAGCGGAAGGGATACTACCCGCCCCCGCCCGGCGCTTCGGAGGTTCCCGGGCTGGAAGTCTCCGGCCGGATCGCCGGCTTTGGCCCCAATGTCAGCAAGCCCTTCTCCGTGGGTGACAAAGTGGTGGCCCTGCTGGCCGGCGGCGGCTACGCCCAGCAGGTGGCCGTTGCTGCGGGTCAGGTCCTGAGGATTCCCGACGGCGTGGACCTCGTCACGGCAGCATCGCTGCCGGAAGTGGCGGCGACGGTGTACTCCAACCTGATCATGACGGCGCAGCTGCAGCCGGGGGAGACGGTCCTGATTCACGGGGCCACCGGCGGCATCGGCACCATGGCCATCCAGCTGGCCAAGGCCTACGGTGCCACGGTGGCCACCACGGCGGGCACCGTGGAGAAGGTCAGCACCGCCAAGGCGTTCCTCGGCGCGGACATTGCGATCAATTACGTCGAGGAAGACTTCCCGGAAAGCCTGCGCGCACAGAACGGGGGTAAGGGCGCCGACGTCATTCTCGACGTCGTCGGCGCCAAATACCTGGCGCAGAACGTGGACGCCCTGGCAGTCTATGGGCGCCTCGTGGTGATCGGGTTGCAGGGCGGCGCCACAGGTGAGCTGGACCTCGGCAAACTCCTGGCCAAGCGCGCGGCGATCATTGCCACTGCCTTGCGCCCGCGGCCCGTGGAGGAGAAGGCCGTAATCATGGACGCCGTCCGGGACGCAGTCTGGCCGATGCTGGCAGACGGCCGGATCCGCCCGCTCGTGGCCAAAACGTTTCCGCTGGACCAGGTCGCGGCCGCGCACACCTACTTCGATTCAGGGGACCACGTGGGCAAGGTCTTGCTGGTCCTGTAGTCCGCCCGGCGGCGTCGGCGTCGTCCATCGGCGGCATACCGAAATTACCCGGCGATGGAGAACGACGGTAGTGTCATTACATACGCCGTATACACGCGTCTTGGGGCGCGTGTATGCTGGCGTTCCGCCACCCTCCGGGAGCAGCATGTCCATCCGTCACAGCCTTCTGGCCCTCCTGCAGGACCGGCCGCGCTACGGCTACCAGCTCAGGCTCGAATTCGAAGACCGTACCGGATCCTCCTGGCCACTGAACATCGGGCAGGTCTACACCACGCTCGACCGCCTTGAACGCGACGGGCTGGTCAGCAAGGACGGTGCGGACGGCGAGGGCCACGTGATCTACAGCATCACGTCCGCCGGCCGGGAAGAAGTCGGCACCTGGTTCGGCTCCCCGGTGCCGCGGGCCAGCCCGCCGCGCAATGAACTGGCCATCAAACTTGCCCTGGGGCTGACGCTGCCCGGCGTGAACGTCGGCGCCGCGATCCACGTCCAGCGTGCCGTGTCCATCCGGGCCCTGCAGGAGTACACCAAGGCCCGCCGTGACATGGCGTCCCAGCAGCACCCGACTGACACCGCCCGGCTTTTGGTGCTGGATTCACTGATTTTTCAAACCGAGGCCGAGGTGCGCTGGCTGGACCTTTGCGAGGCACGGCTCATGCAGTTGACCGGTCCGCCCGCCTGAATTTCCCGCGCCGTTCGTCGCCACTTCCAGGCCGCCCGGCGCAAGGCCATACCCAGGCCTCGCCGTGCTTGGTAGGGTGCCTTGGGGCACTTCTGTTCGTGGACTTGCCCCGCTGGGGTTTCTCAAGGAGGAGACATGGGCACAATGCCGGATAGCACGCCAAAGAATGTACTGGTCGACGACGGCATCACGCCGGACCCGGCCCTTCCGCCCACCGCGGTGGATGCGACGGTGCTCGACACCGAGGACCGCAAATGGACGCCCGCGAAAATTGCGCTCTGGGCGGCGATTTCCCTGCTGGGTGCCGTTGCCTGGTTCATGCTGGCAATCGTCCGCGGCGAAACGGTCAACGCCATCTGGTTCGTGTTCGCCGCGGTGTGCACTTACCTGATCGGCTACCGCTTCTACTCGAAGGTCATCGAGCGGTATTTACTCAAGCCCAATGACCGCCGGGCCACGCCCGCGGAGTACAAAGCCGACGGCAAGGACTATGTCCGCACGGACCGCAACGTCCTGTTCGGCCACCACTTCGCCGCCATCGCCGGCGCCGGGCCCCTCGTCGGCCCGATCCTCGCCGCCCAGATGGGTTACCTCCCGGGCACCATCTGGATCATCTTCGGCGTCGTGTTCGCCGGCGCCGTCCAGGACTACGTGGTCCTGTTCTTCTCCATGCGCCGCGGCGGACGGTCCTTGGGCCAGATGGCCCGGGAGGAACTCGGCGTCATCGGCGGCACCGCCGCGCTGATCGCCACCCTGCTGATCATGGTGATCATCGTCGCCATCCTGGCCCTCGTCGTCGTCAACGCCCTGGCCGAGAGCCCGTGGGGCGTCTTCTCCGTCGGCATGACCATCCCGATCGCCCTCTTCATGGGCATCTACCTGCGCTTCCTCCGCCCCGGCAAGATCCTGGAAGTCTCCCTGATCGGCTTCGTGCTGCTGATGGCGGCCATCATTGGCGGCGGTGCCGTCGCCGCCACCGAGTGGGGCGACGCCTTCTTCACCCTGGATAAGGTCACCATCGCCTGGGCCCTCATCGTCTACGGGTTCATCGCCGCCATCCTGCCGGTCTGGCTGCTGTTGGCTCCGCGTGATTACCTCTCCACCTTCATGAAGATCGGCGTCATCGTGATGCTCGCCCTCGCCGTGATCGTGGTCCGGCCGGAAATCTCCGTCCCGGCCTTCAGCGAATTCGCCAGCCGCGACAACGGTCCGGTCTTCCCGGGTGCCGTGTTCCCGTTCCTCTTCGTCACCATCGCCTGCGGTGCACTGTCCGGGTTCCACGCCCTGATCGCCTCCGGCACGACCCCGAAGCTGATCGAAAAGGAACGCCAGTCCCGCTACATCGGCTACGGCGGAATGCTGATGGAGTCCTTCGTGGCCATCATGGCCCTCGTGGCAGCGATCTCCATCGACCGCGGGCTTTACTTCGCCATGAACGCTCCGGCCGCCCTCACCGGCACCACGGTCGAAACGGCGGCCGCCTGGGTCAACAGCCTGGGACTGTCCGGCGTCAACATCAGCCCGAGCCTGCTGTCCGAGACGGCCGCGAACGTCGGCGAAAACACTGTCGTGTCCCGCACCGGCGGGGCGCCCACCCTCGCCGTCGGTCTCGCCCACATCATGCAGCAATTCATCGGCGGCACAGCCTTGATGGGCTTCTGGTACCACTTCGCCATCATGTTCGAGGCCCTGTTTATCCTGACCGCGGTCGACGCCGGCACCCGGGTGGCGCGCTTCATGCTGCAGGACTCGATCGGGAACTTCATCCCGAAGTTCAAAGAGCACTCCTGGCGTCCCGGCGCCTGGCTCGCCACCGCCGTGATGGTCGCGGCCTGGGGGGCCGTGCTGATCATGGGCGTCACGGACCCGCTGGGCGGCATCAATACGCTGTTCCCGTTGTTCGGCATCGCCAACCAGCTGCTCGCCGCCATCGCCCTTTCCGTCTGCCTTGCGATCGCGGCCAAGAAGGGATCCTTCAAGTACCTCTGGATCATCGCCCTGCCGATGGCGTTCGCGGCCGTCGTCACCATCACGGCCAGCTACCAGAAGATCTTCTCGTCCACTCCGGCGGTCGGCTACTTCGCCAACAACGCGGCCTTCTCCAAGGCGCTCGCGGACGGCAAGACCTCCTTCGGCACAGCCAAGACCGTCCCGGCCATGGAGGCAGTGATCCGCAATACCGCCATCCAGGGCTGGCTCTCGGTGATCTTCGTGGTGCTCAGCATCATCGTCATCGCCGCATCACTCATCGCCACGTACAAGGCGTTCCGCAACGTCAAGGCCGGAGTAGTCAACAGCGACAATGAGGATCCTGCCCTGCCGTCCCGCGTCTTCGCTCCGGCCGGACCGATCCCCACCGCGGCAGAGCGTGAGCTCAAGTCAACGTGGGACCAGCTGCCGGCGGAGAAGCGGACCGCCAAGGCCGCCCACCACTGATGCGCGGGGCTCCGATGAATGCCGTCCTGGCGGGCTTCCGGGGATTCGCCCGGTACCTGGGTGGGGTGATGGGCGAGGATGCGTACGCAAAGTACCTGGCCCACCACGCCGACGCCGGGCACGGTTCCGCGCCGATGACTGAAAAGGAGTTCTGGCGGGACCAGACGGACCGCCAGGAAGCCAATCCGCAGGGCAGGTGCTGCTGATCAGTTCAAGCTGATTGGCGAGGCCTTTACCGGAGGGCGCCGCGGGGTACGAAAGTGCCCGGCGGCGCCCTCCGCGGTGTGCGGCCGATGGCTCGGGGCACGTGAGAGTATGAACCCATGAGCGATCCGCACCCAACTGACCCCGACGGCGGTGTTCCCCTGGAAGGCACTGCGCGGCCCAGGTCCGGCCAGCTCCAGGACCTCGTGGACCAGCCTGCGAAGGTCATGCGGATCGGGACCATGATGAAGCAGCTCCTTGATGAAGTTAAGACAGCCCCGCTCGACGACGCAGCGCGCATCCGGCTGGCGGAGATCCACGAACGCTCCATCAAGGAACTCGAGGACGGTCTCGCGCCGGAACTGGTTGAGGAGCTGGAACGGATCACCCTTCCCTTTCCTGCAGACGGCACCCCGTCGGACGCGGAACTGCGGATCGCCCAGGCCCAGCTGGTCGGTTGGCTGGAAGGCCTCTTCCACGGCATCCAGACTGCCCTCGCGGCCCAGCATGCCTCCCGGGAGCACGCCGCGGCCCAGGCGCAGCTCCGCCAGCTGCCACCCGGAACGGTGATCGCCCCCGGGGTGATTATCGGAGAGAACGGCGAGCCGCAACGCGCCGAAGCGCCCAGGCCCGGCGCGAAGACGCCGCGGTCTCCCGCCCTCGCGGACCCGGACCACGGTCCCGGCCAGTACCTTTAGGGCGCTTGTGGGATTCTTCAGCGCTGCCCGCCAGGGCCGCAAAGACGACGTTGAGCTCGGCAAGGGTCTCTGGCGGCGCGCCCACGACCGCTTCATCCGGGGCCTCGACCGCTACCACCAGATTCTCGAGGGAGTGGAGGACGAGGCACTCTATGTTGACCTCCTGGCCATTGCCGATGATCTCTCCGCCCTCTCGGGCCGGGTCCGGGACATCTGCGTGGAGGCCCAGCGGCGATCGCCCAGCGACGGCCTCGATATCCCGGGACGCCTGGCCGGAGTCCACCGGGCCCTGTCCACGGCCGGGAACTCCCTGGCGACGACGGCCGAGGCAGCAGCTATGCTCCGACTCGCGCTCCCCCCGGCTCCGGCGGGGGCGGAATCGGTGCGGCGCCGTGCCCAGACCGTGGCGGAGCACGTCAACGACGCGGAGCGCCGGCTCGCCGAGACCGGTGTCAATGACTAATCTGCTGCGGCCAGGGGCCTCGGTGTCCAGGGGCGGGGCTAAAATTCCCGGTTAAGCGCCTAGCTTAGCTGCGCCGTTTGCACTGGCGGTATGCCGGAGCGGTTGCAAGGATAGTTAGATGACTTTTTCACCGGTACTGACTTTCAATGACGGCAACACCATCCCCCAGCTGGGCTACGGAGTGTGGCAGGTCGAAGACGACGTCGCCGAAAAGGTGGTTGTCCAGGCTTTTGAGGCCGGATACCGCCACATCGACACCGCCAAGATCTACGGCAACGAAGCCGGGGTGGGCCGGG is drawn from Micrococcaceae bacterium Sec5.8 and contains these coding sequences:
- a CDS encoding YbdD/YjiX family protein, giving the protein MNAVLAGFRGFARYLGGVMGEDAYAKYLAHHADAGHGSAPMTEKEFWRDQTDRQEANPQGRCC
- a CDS encoding NAD(P)H-quinone oxidoreductase; translation: MKAVYIAKPGGPEVLEVREVPPPVPGPGEVLIDVVAAGLNRADVQQRKGYYPPPPGASEVPGLEVSGRIAGFGPNVSKPFSVGDKVVALLAGGGYAQQVAVAAGQVLRIPDGVDLVTAASLPEVAATVYSNLIMTAQLQPGETVLIHGATGGIGTMAIQLAKAYGATVATTAGTVEKVSTAKAFLGADIAINYVEEDFPESLRAQNGGKGADVILDVVGAKYLAQNVDALAVYGRLVVIGLQGGATGELDLGKLLAKRAAIIATALRPRPVEEKAVIMDAVRDAVWPMLADGRIRPLVAKTFPLDQVAAAHTYFDSGDHVGKVLLVL
- a CDS encoding bacterial proteasome activator family protein is translated as MSDPHPTDPDGGVPLEGTARPRSGQLQDLVDQPAKVMRIGTMMKQLLDEVKTAPLDDAARIRLAEIHERSIKELEDGLAPELVEELERITLPFPADGTPSDAELRIAQAQLVGWLEGLFHGIQTALAAQHASREHAAAQAQLRQLPPGTVIAPGVIIGENGEPQRAEAPRPGAKTPRSPALADPDHGPGQYL
- a CDS encoding carbon starvation CstA family protein, yielding MGTMPDSTPKNVLVDDGITPDPALPPTAVDATVLDTEDRKWTPAKIALWAAISLLGAVAWFMLAIVRGETVNAIWFVFAAVCTYLIGYRFYSKVIERYLLKPNDRRATPAEYKADGKDYVRTDRNVLFGHHFAAIAGAGPLVGPILAAQMGYLPGTIWIIFGVVFAGAVQDYVVLFFSMRRGGRSLGQMAREELGVIGGTAALIATLLIMVIIVAILALVVVNALAESPWGVFSVGMTIPIALFMGIYLRFLRPGKILEVSLIGFVLLMAAIIGGGAVAATEWGDAFFTLDKVTIAWALIVYGFIAAILPVWLLLAPRDYLSTFMKIGVIVMLALAVIVVRPEISVPAFSEFASRDNGPVFPGAVFPFLFVTIACGALSGFHALIASGTTPKLIEKERQSRYIGYGGMLMESFVAIMALVAAISIDRGLYFAMNAPAALTGTTVETAAAWVNSLGLSGVNISPSLLSETAANVGENTVVSRTGGAPTLAVGLAHIMQQFIGGTALMGFWYHFAIMFEALFILTAVDAGTRVARFMLQDSIGNFIPKFKEHSWRPGAWLATAVMVAAWGAVLIMGVTDPLGGINTLFPLFGIANQLLAAIALSVCLAIAAKKGSFKYLWIIALPMAFAAVVTITASYQKIFSSTPAVGYFANNAAFSKALADGKTSFGTAKTVPAMEAVIRNTAIQGWLSVIFVVLSIIVIAASLIATYKAFRNVKAGVVNSDNEDPALPSRVFAPAGPIPTAAERELKSTWDQLPAEKRTAKAAHH
- a CDS encoding VOC family protein, with amino-acid sequence MPTPEHANGAPCWIDLMTSDTERAKAFYGTLFGWTFETGDQEKYGGYITALKNGQPIAGIMQKQEGQAGFPDVWSTYLRTDDARTAVKSAAEHGGQVYLEPMDVPGQGTMAMIGDATGAAIGLWQPGAMKGYGLAAEPGAPAWHELSARDYAAAVKFYQDVFGWGTSVLSDTPEFRYTMLGAGEAAKAGIMDAAGYLPAEVPSHWQVYFAVEDTDAATEAAVAMGGQVIEAPADTPHGRLASLVDPTGAMLKIIAETVPEAP
- a CDS encoding PadR family transcriptional regulator: MSIRHSLLALLQDRPRYGYQLRLEFEDRTGSSWPLNIGQVYTTLDRLERDGLVSKDGADGEGHVIYSITSAGREEVGTWFGSPVPRASPPRNELAIKLALGLTLPGVNVGAAIHVQRAVSIRALQEYTKARRDMASQQHPTDTARLLVLDSLIFQTEAEVRWLDLCEARLMQLTGPPA